From Emcibacter nanhaiensis, a single genomic window includes:
- a CDS encoding ArsR/SmtB family transcription factor, protein MKETTVVNMLSALAQETRLSLFRLLVKAGRAGLNAGTLAEKLKTPNSTLSYHLSALEQAGLISSERRQRQIIYTANYAKLEKFLGFLVEDCCQGSGEICLSVEQTTRKIKGKK, encoded by the coding sequence ATGAAAGAAACAACTGTGGTAAATATGCTCTCTGCCCTGGCGCAGGAAACCCGACTCAGCCTGTTCCGGCTTCTGGTCAAGGCCGGGCGCGCGGGCCTCAATGCGGGGACACTGGCGGAAAAGCTGAAAACCCCGAACTCCACCCTGTCCTATCACCTGTCGGCACTGGAACAGGCCGGGCTGATTTCGTCCGAGCGCCGGCAGCGGCAGATCATCTATACCGCCAATTATGCCAAGCTCGAGAAATTCCTCGGTTTCCTGGTCGAGGACTGCTGCCAGGGTTCGGGCGAGATCTGCCTCTCCGTCGAGCAAACCACCCGCAAGATCAAAGGGAAAAAGTGA